The proteins below come from a single Cervus canadensis isolate Bull #8, Minnesota chromosome 2, ASM1932006v1, whole genome shotgun sequence genomic window:
- the C2H1orf216 gene encoding UPF0500 protein C1orf216 homolog, producing the protein MFAIQPGAAEGGQFLGGPPPGVCPPELQPDSNSNFMTSAKDANENWHGMPGQVEPVLMRSSSDLPSDNQDFQAPGLPEGEVRSPPEGAEIPGAGPEKTAGVSTACSPLEDNGYASSSLSVDSPSCSPESACGTPPGPPDHLPPSVAQAVQQLQAQERYKEQEKEKHHVHLVMYRRLALLQWIRGLQHQLVDQQARLQESFDTILDNRKELIRYLQQRAVPSRPQDQD; encoded by the coding sequence ATGTTCGCCATCCAGCCAGGGGCAGCTGAGGGGGGTCAGTTCCTGGGGGGCCCACCTCCTGGAGTATGCCCACCCGAACTCCAACCAGACAGCAACTCCAACTTCATGACGAGTGCCAAGGATGCCAATGAGAATTGGCACGGGATGCCAGGCCAAGTGGAGCCCGTACTAATGAGGAGCTCCTCCGACTTGCCCTCTGACAACCAGGACTTCCAGGCTCCTGGACTCCCTGAGGGGGAGGTCCGCAGCCCGCCAGAGGGGGCAGAGATTCCTGGAGCCGGGCCTGAGAAGACGGCTGGTGTCAGCACAGCCTGCTCCCCGCTGGAGGACAACGGCTATGCCAGCAGCTCCCTGAGCGTTGACAGCCCCAGCTGCAGCCCTGAGTCTGCCTGTGGGACCCCTCCTGGCCCTCCAGACCACCTTCCGCCCTCAGTGGCCCAGGCCGTGCAGCAGCTGCAGGCTCAAGAGCGCTACaaagagcaggagaaggagaagcACCACGTGCACTTGGTGATGTACCGTCGCCTGGCCCTGCTCCAGTGGATCCGGGGCCTGCAGCACCAGTTGGTTGACCAGCAGGCCCGTCTGCAGGAGAGCTTTGACACCATTTTAGACAATCGGAAGGAGCTTATCCGCTATCTCCAACAGAGGGCAGTACCATCCAGGCCCCAGGACCAAGACTAA